A portion of the Limnothrix sp. FACHB-406 genome contains these proteins:
- a CDS encoding GNAT family N-acetyltransferase, producing the protein MGFWKSLFGTQGDRPAATVEAVPGYQPLERDPQTGEIRVFFSTDRDIDLYDLEELCDAVGWARRPLRKVKKAIQHSFLVLSMWEQRGAKRRLIGFSRATSDHAFNATVWDVVVHPDFQGRGFGKALMRQTIEQLRREDISNITLFADPHVVDFYKGLGFMPDPEGIKGMFWYPD; encoded by the coding sequence ATGGGGTTTTGGAAGAGCTTATTTGGAACACAGGGAGATCGCCCGGCCGCAACGGTCGAGGCGGTTCCCGGCTATCAACCCCTGGAGCGAGATCCGCAAACGGGTGAGATTCGGGTTTTCTTTAGTACCGATCGCGATATTGATCTGTACGACCTTGAAGAGCTTTGCGATGCGGTGGGCTGGGCCCGTCGGCCCTTGCGCAAGGTGAAAAAAGCGATTCAACACAGCTTCTTGGTGCTGTCCATGTGGGAGCAGCGGGGCGCAAAGCGGCGACTGATTGGCTTTTCGCGGGCCACGTCGGATCATGCTTTCAACGCCACCGTGTGGGATGTGGTGGTGCATCCAGATTTTCAGGGCCGAGGTTTTGGCAAGGCGTTGATGCGCCAAACGATCGAGCAGTTACGCCGCGAAGACATCAGCAACATTACGCTCTTTGCCGATCCCCACGTGGTGGATTTCTACAAGGGTTTGGGGTTCATGCCCGATCCGGAAGGGATTAAAGGCATGTTTTGGTATCCAGATTAG
- the cdaA gene encoding diadenylate cyclase CdaA has protein sequence MLLLQAIDIGLVLLLTYALLAVVGERRTLWMVRGFVVLMLAAAVAQRWGLSLLSFFLGNLTVGAAVAMAVMLQSEFRRLLEKLGRGQVGELLSRSPDTAPGTDNTIDELVDAVRELSQNRTGALLVLETSGTIDERDFSVPGVRLDAEVSKELLQTIFQTSTLLHDGAVFIQGDRVTSAGAILPLSDRQASRQLGTRHRAAMGVTERMANCLCIVVSEETGSISVAERGQLERPIASSRLREILKTKLASPSDREQRVTSLRQLRRQLLFFTGLWRKRR, from the coding sequence CTGTTGCTGCTGCAAGCGATCGATATCGGCCTAGTTTTGCTCCTGACGTATGCCCTGTTGGCCGTCGTCGGCGAACGGCGAACCCTGTGGATGGTGCGCGGGTTCGTCGTACTGATGTTGGCGGCGGCGGTGGCCCAGCGTTGGGGGCTGTCGCTCTTGAGTTTTTTCCTGGGCAACTTGACGGTTGGGGCGGCCGTGGCCATGGCCGTTATGTTGCAGTCGGAGTTTCGGCGCTTGTTGGAAAAGTTGGGCCGGGGCCAAGTGGGGGAGTTGTTGTCCCGATCGCCCGACACGGCCCCAGGCACCGACAACACGATCGATGAACTGGTAGACGCGGTGCGGGAACTGTCCCAAAACCGCACAGGGGCCCTGTTAGTCTTGGAAACCAGCGGCACGATCGATGAGCGCGATTTTTCCGTGCCTGGGGTGCGTTTGGATGCGGAAGTCTCGAAAGAGTTGCTGCAAACCATTTTCCAAACCTCCACCCTGTTGCACGACGGAGCGGTTTTTATTCAGGGCGATCGGGTCACTTCAGCGGGAGCCATTTTGCCCCTGTCCGATCGCCAAGCCTCTCGCCAGCTTGGAACTCGCCACCGGGCCGCCATGGGCGTGACGGAACGGATGGCCAACTGTCTTTGCATCGTCGTTTCCGAAGAAACCGGGTCGATTTCCGTGGCGGAGCGCGGCCAACTGGAACGCCCGATCGCCAGCAGTCGCCTGCGGGAAATTCTGAAAACCAAGCTCGCCTCGCCCAGCGATCGGGAACAGCGAGTCACGTCCCTGCGACAGTTGCGGCGACAGTTGCTATTCTTCACCGGCCTGTGGCGCAAGCGGCGATAG
- a CDS encoding isoprenyl transferase, whose product MTAKQLLSRELPADLDRALLPRHVAVIMDGNGRWAKQRGLPRIMGHRRGVDTLKDLIRCCKDWGIQALTVYAFSTENWGRPAEEVDFLMMLFEKVLRRELQELIEELVRIRFVGNIHALPDSLQAEIAHASDLTRHNNALNFTVATNYGGRQEILQACRAIAAQVKSGDLAIESIDEQLFEQHLYTRELTDPDLIIRTSGEMRISNFLLWQIAYAELYVTETLWPEFDRAAFHQALMSYQKRDRRYGKVRTK is encoded by the coding sequence ATGACCGCAAAACAACTCCTATCGCGTGAATTGCCCGCCGATCTCGATCGAGCGCTGTTGCCTCGCCATGTTGCTGTGATTATGGATGGCAATGGCCGCTGGGCAAAGCAGCGCGGCCTCCCACGCATCATGGGTCATCGCCGGGGAGTTGATACCCTTAAAGACTTAATTCGCTGCTGCAAAGATTGGGGCATTCAAGCCCTCACGGTCTACGCTTTTTCGACAGAAAATTGGGGTCGCCCCGCCGAAGAAGTAGACTTTTTGATGATGCTTTTTGAGAAAGTTCTGCGGCGAGAACTTCAAGAATTAATTGAAGAGTTGGTGCGCATTCGGTTTGTGGGCAATATCCATGCGCTCCCCGATTCTTTGCAAGCAGAAATTGCCCATGCTTCAGACCTTACGCGCCACAACAATGCTCTGAATTTCACCGTAGCCACCAACTACGGCGGACGACAAGAAATTTTGCAAGCTTGCCGAGCGATCGCCGCTCAGGTCAAAAGCGGTGACCTGGCGATCGAGTCCATTGATGAACAGCTCTTTGAGCAACATCTTTACACGCGCGAACTCACCGATCCCGACTTGATCATTCGCACCAGCGGCGAAATGCGAATCAGCAATTTTTTGTTGTGGCAAATTGCCTACGCAGAGCTTTACGTCACCGAAACCCTGTGGCCAGAGTTCGATCGCGCCGCTTTCCATCAAGCCCTCATGAGCTATCAAAAGCGCGATCGACGCTACGGCAAAGTGCGCACCAAATAA
- the tadA gene encoding tRNA adenosine(34) deaminase TadA: MLRISQELETPQLITSGNAARKSCHIDRTLLEPEHPQHQHWMGHALQLAAAAGAAGDVPVGAIVVDGQGQAIAQAENRKQRDGDPTGHAEILALQRAGRSRQNWHLNDCVLYVTLEPCPMCAGAIINARLGLLVFGAIDPKAGAICSVLNLPTSAASNHRLPVIGGVLGQDCQQQLQAWFQQKRPDRFCTQPSEST; encoded by the coding sequence ATGTTGCGAATCAGTCAGGAGCTGGAAACACCACAACTGATCACCTCGGGAAACGCTGCTCGCAAAAGCTGCCACATCGATCGCACGCTCCTGGAGCCGGAACACCCCCAACATCAACATTGGATGGGTCACGCCTTGCAATTGGCCGCCGCCGCCGGGGCCGCCGGGGATGTGCCCGTGGGGGCGATCGTGGTGGATGGACAAGGCCAGGCGATCGCGCAGGCGGAAAACCGCAAGCAACGGGATGGCGATCCCACGGGGCATGCGGAAATTTTGGCGCTCCAACGGGCCGGGCGATCGCGCCAAAATTGGCATCTAAACGATTGCGTTCTTTACGTCACCCTGGAGCCTTGCCCCATGTGTGCGGGGGCAATTATTAACGCTAGACTTGGGTTGCTTGTTTTTGGGGCGATCGATCCCAAAGCGGGAGCCATTTGTTCTGTGCTTAATTTGCCCACCAGTGCCGCTTCCAATCACCGATTGCCGGTTATTGGCGGTGTCTTGGGCCAAGACTGTCAGCAACAATTACAAGCCTGGTTTCAACAGAAGCGTCCTGATCGATTCTGTACCCAGCCTTCGGAAAGCACCTGA
- a CDS encoding AarF/ABC1/UbiB kinase family protein has product MLVKAKPQPLAPRWQKPRYSSWERQKDVTIAIGRFVSALWWDRVRKQNSSEQRSRRAQWLAQTLVNLGPAFIKVGQALSTRPDLLPGEYITALSRLQDAVPPFSTDLAIATIEAELGQSVQELFLEFEPEPIAAASLGQVHRAVLPGGDRVVVKVQRPGLEPLFDLDFKVLRRLIHWSELLFPWTQQYDLESIYQEFFRILYQEIDYVHEAHNADHFRQNFQEFQNVRVPKIHWPYTTSRVLVMEYLPGIKVDDCEALVSCGIDTKKLNQLGVCCYLKQLLQDGFFQADPHPGNLAVTQDGSLIFYDFGMFVEVKSLAKEQMLQTLFAVLKKDSESVLESLISMGLIEPVSDMRPVRKLLQFTLERFAERPVDVNAFTEMRREIATLFEQQPFRLPAQMTYILKSITTLDGIARRLDPEYNLIALAKPFVKQFAGIDPNRSLAEGPGANKTQKWLGLAKLALDTVQAQLSKPNPTVLAIQRLEQRIERGELELRVRSTETDRALKRLNLSIECLMYTCLAGCLLISGAVLVTGPLAHWAAFVFAGSGVAVVLLVRALVRLSVRKRLDRFME; this is encoded by the coding sequence ATGCTGGTTAAAGCCAAGCCCCAGCCCCTAGCCCCCCGTTGGCAAAAACCCCGATATTCCAGTTGGGAACGGCAGAAGGACGTGACGATCGCAATCGGGCGATTTGTCTCGGCCCTGTGGTGGGATCGTGTTCGCAAACAAAACAGCAGTGAGCAACGCAGTCGCCGGGCCCAGTGGCTAGCCCAAACCCTGGTGAACTTGGGACCCGCGTTTATCAAAGTGGGACAGGCCCTGTCCACTCGCCCCGATCTGTTGCCGGGGGAATATATCACCGCCCTCAGCCGATTGCAGGATGCCGTGCCGCCCTTCAGCACGGATCTGGCGATCGCCACGATCGAAGCGGAGCTGGGCCAATCTGTTCAAGAACTCTTTCTGGAATTTGAACCGGAGCCGATCGCGGCGGCCAGTTTGGGGCAAGTTCACCGGGCCGTGCTGCCTGGGGGCGATCGGGTCGTGGTCAAAGTTCAGCGCCCGGGTCTAGAGCCGCTGTTTGATCTGGATTTCAAAGTTCTACGGCGTTTAATTCACTGGAGCGAGCTGCTCTTTCCCTGGACTCAGCAATACGATTTGGAGTCCATTTATCAAGAATTTTTTCGGATTCTTTATCAAGAAATTGACTACGTTCACGAGGCCCACAACGCCGATCACTTTCGCCAAAACTTTCAGGAATTTCAAAACGTCCGAGTTCCCAAAATCCATTGGCCCTACACCACTTCCCGTGTGTTGGTGATGGAATATCTGCCGGGAATTAAGGTGGATGACTGCGAGGCGCTGGTGTCCTGTGGCATTGACACCAAAAAGCTGAATCAGTTGGGCGTTTGTTGCTACTTAAAACAGCTTTTGCAAGATGGTTTCTTTCAGGCAGATCCTCACCCGGGAAACCTGGCAGTGACCCAAGATGGATCGCTGATTTTCTATGACTTTGGCATGTTTGTGGAAGTGAAATCCCTGGCCAAAGAACAGATGCTGCAAACCCTGTTTGCGGTTCTGAAAAAAGATAGTGAATCAGTGTTGGAATCCCTAATTTCCATGGGATTAATTGAGCCGGTTTCGGATATGCGACCGGTGCGGAAACTGCTGCAATTTACCCTGGAACGGTTTGCGGAGCGGCCGGTGGATGTGAATGCATTCACGGAAATGCGCCGGGAAATTGCCACTTTGTTTGAGCAGCAACCGTTCCGACTGCCGGCCCAAATGACTTACATTTTGAAGTCGATTACAACGCTGGATGGCATTGCGCGGCGACTGGATCCGGAATATAACCTGATTGCGCTGGCCAAACCCTTTGTGAAGCAGTTTGCGGGCATTGATCCCAATCGATCGCTCGCGGAAGGGCCAGGAGCCAACAAAACCCAAAAATGGCTGGGCTTGGCTAAGTTGGCTCTGGATACGGTGCAAGCGCAACTGAGCAAGCCGAATCCAACGGTGCTGGCAATTCAGCGGCTGGAGCAACGAATTGAACGGGGTGAGCTGGAGCTGCGGGTGCGATCGACGGAAACCGATCGGGCCCTGAAACGCCTGAACCTGTCGATCGAATGTTTGATGTACACCTGCTTGGCGGGCTGTTTGTTAATTAGCGGGGCGGTTTTGGTGACGGGGCCCTTGGCCCACTGGGCGGCCTTTGTGTTTGCGGGGTCGGGAGTGGCGGTGGTGTTGCTGGTGCGGGCGTTGGTGCGGCTGTCGGTGCGCAAGCGGCTCGATCGATTCATGGAGTAG
- the lysA gene encoding diaminopimelate decarboxylase, whose protein sequence is MVATPAARPQTNHADQTDSQTSSLQYLHPQSEGGPEPSPNQLLMPLTARVNDRDHLEVGGCDVVELLEQFGSPLYILDEEGLRAACRQYRDSFKQFYAGESQVLYASKAWSCLAICAIAQSEGLGVDVVSAGEILTALRAGTPAAKIYLHGNNKSRAELELAVRSGCNIITDNWLDLHTLASFSTSEPIRVMVRITPGIECHTHEYIRTGHIDSKFGFDPTQVDEVLEFLAQQPHLHCIGLHAHIGSQIFELQPHSDLTDTLVQWFVKAQQLGLPVAELNVGGGLGIRYTESDDPPSIEQWVQTIAQGITAACDRTGLPLPKLLCEPGRSLVGSSCLTAYRVGSQKTVPSIRTYVSVDGGMSDNPRPITYQSLYRSVVANRMSAPCTETVTVAGKHCESGDVLIRDAQLPALETGDVLVVLATGAYNASMASNYNRVPRPAAVLVRNGQADLILERETDEDLLRFDRLPDRLQGLS, encoded by the coding sequence ATGGTTGCTACGCCCGCTGCTCGCCCCCAAACCAATCACGCTGATCAGACGGATTCCCAAACCTCCAGCCTGCAATATCTTCACCCCCAATCCGAAGGCGGCCCTGAGCCATCACCCAACCAACTGTTGATGCCCCTCACGGCTCGCGTGAACGATCGCGACCATTTGGAAGTGGGCGGTTGCGATGTGGTGGAACTGCTGGAACAGTTTGGCTCGCCTCTATACATCCTGGATGAGGAAGGACTGCGGGCGGCCTGTCGCCAATACCGAGACTCATTCAAGCAGTTTTATGCGGGAGAATCCCAGGTACTCTACGCCTCCAAGGCCTGGAGCTGTTTGGCGATTTGCGCGATCGCCCAGTCGGAAGGCTTGGGCGTGGATGTGGTGTCGGCGGGCGAAATCCTCACGGCCCTACGAGCGGGCACGCCGGCCGCCAAGATTTATTTGCACGGCAACAACAAATCCCGGGCTGAACTGGAATTGGCCGTGCGATCGGGCTGCAACATCATCACCGACAACTGGCTTGACTTGCACACCTTGGCCAGCTTCTCCACCTCGGAGCCAATTCGGGTGATGGTGCGGATCACGCCCGGCATTGAATGCCACACCCACGAATACATCCGCACGGGCCACATTGACAGCAAGTTTGGCTTTGATCCAACCCAAGTAGATGAAGTGCTGGAGTTTTTAGCCCAGCAACCCCACTTACACTGCATTGGGCTACATGCCCACATCGGCTCTCAAATTTTTGAGCTGCAACCCCACAGCGATTTGACCGATACCCTGGTGCAGTGGTTCGTTAAGGCCCAGCAGTTGGGGCTGCCGGTGGCGGAGTTGAATGTGGGCGGTGGTTTGGGCATTCGCTACACGGAATCCGATGACCCGCCGAGCATTGAGCAGTGGGTGCAAACGATCGCCCAAGGGATCACGGCAGCCTGCGATCGGACGGGATTGCCCCTGCCCAAGTTGCTGTGCGAACCGGGTCGATCGCTGGTGGGGTCTTCCTGCCTCACGGCCTATCGGGTTGGCAGCCAAAAAACGGTTCCCAGCATCCGCACCTACGTTTCTGTGGATGGCGGCATGTCCGATAATCCCCGACCGATCACGTACCAATCCTTGTATCGATCGGTGGTGGCGAACCGAATGAGCGCCCCTTGCACGGAAACGGTTACCGTAGCCGGTAAGCACTGTGAATCGGGCGATGTGCTGATTCGGGATGCTCAATTGCCGGCCCTGGAAACGGGGGATGTGTTGGTGGTGTTGGCCACGGGGGCCTATAACGCCAGCATGGCCTCGAACTATAACCGCGTGCCTCGACCGGCGGCGGTTTTGGTGCGCAATGGTCAGGCTGATCTGATTCTGGAACGGGAAACAGATGAAGACTTGCTGCGGTTCGATCGCCTGCCCGATCGGCTGCAAGGGCTGAGCTAA
- a CDS encoding DUF3143 domain-containing protein: protein MTLPSEDSPLYNHPLPQIETWLLSQGCTQDREALHCWHIQKDAWQATLYLEEDRLTVYYLDADGSGESTQRSFKYSLSRRDIEDAIFSGP, encoded by the coding sequence ATGACCCTGCCCTCAGAAGACTCGCCCCTTTATAACCATCCTTTGCCACAAATTGAGACGTGGCTGCTATCCCAAGGTTGCACCCAAGATCGCGAAGCATTGCATTGTTGGCATATCCAAAAGGATGCTTGGCAGGCAACGTTATATCTAGAAGAAGATCGCCTGACGGTTTACTACTTGGATGCGGATGGATCTGGAGAATCTACCCAGCGATCGTTTAAATATTCCTTGAGTCGGCGGGATATTGAAGATGCAATCTTCTCGGGGCCTTGA
- a CDS encoding Rab family GTPase has product MATISKKICLVGDFSVGKTSLIRRFVDRQFSDQYLSTVGVKISKKLIDATSLKLPEGDKFQLMVWDIEGCTDYKPIDVSYLRGASGIIIVSDSSRMETVENLDRHLQMFQQVNPKGSVVIAFNKADLIEPTMLTKVMGLHSFAHESQVVATYATSAKTGDNVDKMFLELSQSMLNG; this is encoded by the coding sequence ATGGCAACTATTTCTAAGAAAATTTGTCTGGTTGGCGATTTTAGTGTTGGCAAAACCAGTCTAATTCGTAGGTTTGTTGATCGTCAATTTAGTGATCAATATTTGTCAACCGTTGGCGTTAAGATCTCCAAAAAACTAATTGATGCTACTAGCCTTAAGCTGCCAGAAGGCGACAAGTTTCAATTAATGGTCTGGGATATTGAAGGATGCACAGATTACAAGCCGATCGATGTGTCCTATCTCCGTGGTGCGAGTGGAATCATTATTGTTTCTGACAGTAGCCGCATGGAAACGGTAGAAAACCTCGATCGTCACCTACAAATGTTTCAGCAAGTTAATCCTAAGGGATCCGTCGTGATTGCCTTTAATAAGGCAGATCTCATTGAACCAACAATGCTGACTAAGGTTATGGGGTTGCATAGCTTTGCCCATGAGTCTCAGGTGGTGGCGACCTATGCCACTTCCGCCAAAACGGGCGATAATGTTGACAAGATGTTCCTAGAGCTATCGCAATCGATGCTCAACGGGTAA
- the eno gene encoding phosphopyruvate hydratase, whose product MTDTGIVEIHAREILDSRGRPTVEAEVTLESGVTGLAQVPSGASTGTFEAHELRDDDPGRYGGKGVLKAVENIEEQISPELYGMDALDQASIDLAMIELDGTPNKSKIGANAILAVSLATAKAAAATAGLPLYRYLGGPLSNVLPVPLMNVINGGAHADNNVDIQEFMIVPHGASSFAEALRWGAEVFAALSKVLKDKNLLTGVGDEGGFAPNLGSNQEALDLLIAAIEKAGYKPGEQVALALDVASTELYKGGNYAFDGATHSPAETIAYLDKLASQYPIVSIEDGLSEDDWDNWAAMNASLGSRTQLVGDDLFVTNPTRLQKGIELKAANAILIKLNQIGTLTETLEAIDLATRSGLRSVISHRSGETEDTTIADLAVATRAGQIKTGSLCRSERVAKYNRLLRIEDQLGDRAVYAGAIGLGPKFSS is encoded by the coding sequence ATGACCGACACGGGGATCGTCGAAATTCACGCGCGAGAAATTTTGGATTCGCGGGGTCGTCCCACCGTCGAAGCCGAAGTCACCCTCGAATCGGGGGTAACCGGCCTGGCTCAGGTTCCCAGCGGCGCATCCACCGGTACTTTTGAAGCACACGAACTGCGGGATGACGACCCCGGCCGCTATGGTGGCAAGGGCGTGCTGAAAGCCGTTGAAAATATTGAAGAGCAAATTTCGCCGGAACTCTACGGCATGGATGCGCTTGATCAGGCCAGCATTGACCTGGCCATGATTGAGCTGGATGGCACGCCCAACAAGTCCAAAATCGGTGCGAATGCCATTTTGGCCGTGTCGCTGGCCACGGCGAAGGCCGCCGCCGCCACCGCCGGGTTGCCCCTCTATCGCTACCTGGGCGGCCCCTTGTCGAACGTGTTGCCCGTGCCCCTCATGAACGTGATTAACGGCGGGGCCCACGCGGACAACAATGTGGACATCCAAGAATTCATGATTGTGCCCCACGGGGCCAGCAGCTTTGCGGAGGCCCTGCGCTGGGGGGCGGAAGTGTTTGCAGCCCTGAGCAAGGTGCTGAAGGATAAAAACCTGCTGACGGGTGTGGGCGATGAGGGCGGCTTTGCACCGAACTTGGGTTCCAACCAAGAGGCGCTCGATTTGCTGATTGCGGCGATCGAGAAGGCCGGCTACAAACCGGGCGAGCAAGTGGCGCTGGCGCTGGATGTGGCTTCGACGGAGTTGTACAAGGGTGGGAATTATGCCTTTGATGGGGCAACCCACAGCCCGGCGGAAACGATCGCCTATTTGGACAAGTTGGCGAGCCAGTACCCGATCGTGTCGATCGAGGACGGCCTGAGCGAAGACGATTGGGACAACTGGGCGGCGATGAATGCCAGCCTGGGCAGCCGCACCCAACTGGTGGGCGACGATCTGTTTGTGACCAATCCAACGCGCTTGCAAAAGGGGATTGAGCTGAAGGCGGCCAATGCCATTTTGATTAAGCTGAACCAAATCGGGACGCTGACGGAAACCCTGGAGGCGATCGACCTGGCCACCCGCAGCGGCCTGCGCTCGGTGATTAGCCACCGTTCCGGCGAAACGGAAGACACGACGATCGCCGATTTGGCCGTGGCCACGCGCGCCGGTCAAATCAAAACCGGTTCTCTCTGTCGGAGCGAACGGGTAGCGAAATATAACCGCCTGCTGCGAATTGAGGATCAACTGGGCGATCGGGCGGTTTATGCCGGAGCGATCGGCTTGGGCCCGAAGTTCTCGAGCTAG
- a CDS encoding adenylate/guanylate cyclase domain-containing protein — protein MKLSLPQHIQLIVVNEAFQVVSVQGNVAPLIDSGLLEMLVESAEAGAIAPIEAPTDGAVDHSTGQLAPTAPGLSPEQLAAQLLGLEIYELFPELFGIDEILVEVAAGDRPEFNIKGIGRVTAHGSPIYFDIHITAHPSPTPEHYLIFFLEDVTDRMSLEQVLVQATNEKHLLIRNLEETKQQIDQIISAMSEMLLLVSEAGLIRMVNPATRHLLGYEAEELIGQPMSAILARRDAPSAPEPGHLLAAEEGEAVCQTKTGAILVIAFSRSRLTNTLTGQLGRAETVQDFLYVGRDVTEEKRRQRYQSVQHLITRIISESNIATQALSAVVRALCQEFDWQLGEFWLIDRTDVGSGNPSAHCIDHWLSPVLEISHDWKPVRCLRLNEDHSFLSQVWQETKAKWQQDLPDQAVPAGTLEIQNLNFKTGFGFPIKTGDQVLGILLFFKQASQLVSPDLLNLGESLGSQLGQYVERRKAEEALLLEQEKSERLLLNILPETIAHCLKRNARTIAEQFAAVTVLFADIVGFTEIASNLSAIELVELLNEIFSEFDQLTEIHGLEKIKTIGDSYMVVAGLPTPRADHAQAIANMALDMQLVMGRFNDRQKRDFQIRIGIHSGSVVAGVIGLKKFIYDLWGDTVNTASRMESHGIPGRIQTSAATYALLKNSYQFEHRGLVHIKGKGDMDTYFLLGHMP, from the coding sequence ATGAAATTATCCTTGCCTCAGCATATCCAATTGATTGTTGTGAACGAAGCCTTCCAGGTGGTTTCGGTTCAGGGCAATGTGGCTCCTTTGATCGACTCAGGATTGCTGGAGATGTTGGTGGAGTCTGCGGAGGCGGGAGCGATCGCCCCGATCGAGGCCCCAACGGATGGGGCTGTGGATCACTCCACAGGCCAGTTGGCACCCACTGCCCCGGGTCTCAGTCCTGAGCAACTGGCTGCGCAATTGCTGGGGCTGGAGATTTATGAACTGTTCCCAGAACTCTTTGGGATTGATGAAATTTTGGTGGAGGTGGCAGCGGGCGATCGCCCAGAATTCAACATCAAGGGCATTGGCCGTGTCACCGCCCATGGCTCCCCAATCTATTTTGATATTCATATTACGGCCCACCCCAGCCCCACTCCTGAACACTATTTAATTTTTTTCCTAGAAGATGTAACCGATCGCATGAGCTTGGAACAAGTGTTGGTTCAAGCGACTAATGAAAAACATCTGTTGATTCGGAATTTAGAGGAAACCAAGCAACAGATTGATCAAATTATTTCAGCCATGAGTGAAATGCTGCTTTTGGTTTCAGAAGCAGGTTTAATTCGGATGGTGAACCCGGCCACTCGTCATCTGTTGGGTTACGAAGCTGAGGAGTTAATTGGTCAGCCCATGTCGGCAATTTTGGCGCGCCGAGATGCCCCATCGGCTCCAGAGCCAGGACACCTGTTGGCGGCGGAGGAAGGGGAAGCAGTTTGCCAAACTAAGACCGGCGCAATTTTGGTGATTGCCTTTTCCCGATCGCGCCTCACCAACACCCTAACGGGACAGTTGGGGCGTGCAGAAACGGTTCAAGATTTTCTGTATGTGGGGCGCGATGTTACGGAAGAAAAACGCCGCCAACGATATCAATCGGTTCAACATTTAATTACGCGAATTATTTCTGAGTCGAATATTGCCACCCAAGCTCTGTCGGCAGTGGTTCGAGCTTTGTGCCAAGAATTTGATTGGCAATTGGGAGAATTTTGGTTAATCGATCGCACAGACGTTGGCAGCGGAAATCCATCTGCCCACTGCATTGATCACTGGCTTTCTCCCGTACTAGAAATTAGCCACGATTGGAAGCCAGTGCGTTGCCTGCGCTTGAATGAAGATCACAGTTTCCTCTCGCAGGTTTGGCAAGAAACGAAGGCTAAATGGCAACAAGATCTTCCGGATCAAGCGGTTCCGGCGGGAACTTTGGAAATTCAGAATCTAAACTTCAAAACGGGGTTTGGATTTCCGATTAAAACCGGCGATCAAGTGTTGGGAATTTTGCTGTTTTTCAAGCAAGCCTCTCAACTCGTGAGTCCTGATCTGTTGAATTTAGGCGAAAGTTTGGGCAGCCAGTTGGGGCAATATGTGGAACGTCGCAAGGCCGAAGAAGCCCTGTTACTAGAGCAAGAAAAATCTGAGCGCTTGCTGTTAAATATTCTGCCGGAAACGATCGCCCATTGTCTGAAGCGCAATGCCAGAACGATCGCAGAACAGTTTGCCGCCGTCACCGTCTTGTTTGCGGATATTGTCGGTTTTACGGAAATCGCTTCAAATTTGAGTGCGATCGAGCTGGTGGAATTATTGAATGAAATTTTCTCGGAATTTGATCAGCTCACAGAAATCCATGGCCTAGAGAAAATTAAAACGATTGGCGATTCCTATATGGTGGTGGCGGGTTTGCCCACCCCGCGCGCCGACCACGCCCAGGCGATCGCGAATATGGCCCTAGACATGCAGTTAGTCATGGGTCGGTTTAACGACAGGCAAAAACGTGATTTTCAAATTCGCATCGGGATTCATAGTGGCTCCGTGGTGGCAGGCGTGATTGGCCTGAAGAAATTTATTTATGACCTTTGGGGGGATACGGTCAACACCGCCTCGCGGATGGAATCGCATGGCATTCCAGGGAGAATTCAAACCTCAGCCGCCACCTATGCCCTGCTCAAAAATTCTTACCAATTTGAGCATCGTGGCTTAGTTCACATCAAAGGGAAAGGCGATATGGATACCTATTTTCTGTTGGGTCATATGCCCTAA
- the ruvC gene encoding crossover junction endodeoxyribonuclease RuvC produces the protein MADRERILGLDPGLAILGFGAISVPAVGDPVFGSDGSLGWRSSDPVAIDPVAIELIDFGIIATPAGQPIGDRLVTLHDDLHAVIDQIEPDRVAIEKLFFYRMGNTIAVAQARGVVLLVLAQRQLPWVEFTPAQIKQALTGYGNAKKPEVQAAVARELNLTTLPKPDDAADALAVAIAAWGAEAANRG, from the coding sequence ATGGCCGATCGGGAACGGATTCTGGGCCTTGATCCGGGGCTAGCCATTTTAGGATTTGGGGCAATTAGTGTTCCCGCCGTTGGGGATCCGGTTTTTGGGAGTGATGGTTCGTTGGGTTGGCGATCGAGCGACCCGGTGGCGATCGACCCGGTGGCGATCGAATTGATCGACTTTGGCATCATTGCCACCCCTGCCGGCCAGCCCATTGGCGATCGGTTGGTGACCCTTCACGACGATTTGCACGCGGTCATTGACCAAATTGAGCCGGATCGGGTGGCGATCGAAAAACTCTTTTTTTATCGGATGGGCAACACGATCGCCGTAGCCCAAGCCCGTGGGGTGGTGTTGCTGGTTTTGGCTCAACGGCAACTTCCTTGGGTAGAATTCACACCGGCTCAAATTAAGCAAGCCCTCACCGGCTACGGCAACGCCAAGAAGCCCGAAGTGCAAGCCGCCGTGGCCCGGGAACTGAATTTGACCACCTTGCCCAAGCCGGACGATGCGGCCGATGCGTTGGCCGTGGCGATCGCCGCTTGGGGGGCGGAGGCTGCCAATCGCGGCTAG